Genomic segment of Populus nigra chromosome 6, ddPopNigr1.1, whole genome shotgun sequence:
GCTTCAAAAAAtctttgaactcaattttatttcataattcacCTCTAAGGTAAACAGCGTGATTCTGTAATTCTTTTCGGTCTATTAATATGATTTCTTTATCTGAAAAAAGGAACAGCAAAATAGATGCATAACTAATCCTTACTTGACTGGGTGAGCTATAGAATAGGAATATATACTATTAAAGATGGAGACACGAAATTCCTACGCAAGGCTAGGACCTTCTAgtaaatcaaaatttcaaatatcCTTGTAGGAATATGCAGAACTTATAGTTCTGCCCCTGCTTAAAAAAATCACCCATAACTTAGAACATTAAACCCCAAACCAAGATATCTACACTTCTTGATTTATGAATAACCAATTGATCGAGCCTTGGGTTTGAGGttcattttttagtttgaaaaaatagccACCCCATCGCCTTATGTAGAGTTGGCAAGTTGATAGTGTGATGTAGAATGATACGAGATGCGTCTTGAATTTGTTGATTCGACTTGCTCCATGAAGTGACAGGATAAATTAAacaggaaatgaaaaaaaaaaagatgaacaagaaaaaaagaggagagagggagagggaatcCATGATGGTTGCCAAGGTATTGGGCTGATAAGCCTTGACCAGTGCTGTTTTTCCTCTTAATTTAGCAAATCTGATCTTAAGTTCTTAGGTAGAAAGTAGGTGGTGATGTAAATTTGAATCAGATGGTAGCAAGTAGAAGATGCCAATAGACAACAGAGGATGAATTGAGGAAGGACAGGTGAGATGAAGAGAATTGTTAGGAAAATGACTTTCGATGTGGACATTGCCTTTCGAATATTCTCCTACTGGTTTGGGTTCATAAATcccttttatatttgatttttctcgACCATCTTTTTTTCAGACCCTCTCGTTGCTTTTAAATACAATGGTTGACGTTTTTGGGAGGAGTTCACAGACATCAACTGCTGTTGAAGCATCAGAAATTGCAGATCTCATTGACTTTCTGTTAGTACAAGTTTCTTGGAACTTTCTTTTATATGCTTTGAAATTCTGTATGTTTAAAGAATTTACTTTAACAAAACTCTTGTGTGTGTCAGCCATCATGTTGTCCATTATGAAGGGCAGGGAGGTCCTGTCCAGCCTAACAGCAAGCCTAAATCAGAGGTTCTTGCCCTTTGTGGGAAGGCAGCAGAAAGTCTACGTCTAGATTTACAGCATCTTCTTTCCCACTTGAAACCTGACACGAATTCTTCCATATATGCTGGCACTCATCCAAAGCTGGTCCAGGATCCCCCATGACCTTTGGGTTTAAGCATTCTTCATGAGCCGATCATGAGATGGCTATACCCTCTTAATTGAACTAGCTCTATATCCTCTGGGGTCTTCATACAGCAGATTTTGATGCACTTTGCTGCTTTGGAATAAGAGAGATAAAAGGAGTGAATGAAGGTGCTTGACAGCTTCCAAACCCGATAGCGATGGAGAAGACATCCCAGTTTGAAGGGCACTGCCCTGCGCCGATTTCCTTTTGGTCCGGGAAAGCCTCCACCTGTATCCATGCCAATAAAAGAAGCATGATCCCTTATTGGCCATAGAGGAGATACTGTACATTATTGTAAACTATTGACAGAGTTGTTAACTTGTGAATATCTGAATTTTGTAAagctatgaaattttaaaaactacctCAGCCCAACAAATTGTTTAGCTTACGAAAGTGGTAAAGCTGTGAAATTTTAATCATTGCACGGGAAAGGAGCGTCAACATGTATCTGAGTTTGGTAAGGTTTGAGGCTGTCTCAATGTGACTCCAAAACTTTGTTGTCTATCAATTAACCCCCCCTGAGGTTTTGATACATTTTCAGTTAACCCCCTTCTCTGTCTAGTAAAACTAAGAAATTACACTATCGATACTCAGGGTCTCGTGTATCAAgcgtaaaataatttattgtggagTTTATTGCTTTCATAAGAAAGAATAAGATTTTATAAAAGCACCATGGCCAATCACtactaataaaattttatacagCACCAGTAAAAGCACGGCAAAACTAAGATGTAAAATGCTTGGTAATTGACTCTTGTGTTTTTGATCATTTACATCATAATGAACTGCTCTGTTTCTTGTTAAAAGCATGTGGATCTTAtgttattcaaaaataaagtactttctttttaaaatatacggGAGCTGTTCAAATATAGTaacaatttgattttctttaagtgttataaatatatatatatatataacccacaacaaaataatatgccaaaaagaaaattaaaatcaaaacacaaaattaatgaGAACCATTCAAGTTTCAGAAAGGACAGCCATCTCATAATTTGGTATCATCCCTTTGTTTGAGCAAGTGAATTTTGTGGACGCCACAACTAGTTATTCCACATGTCTGCCACATTGCTTTtacttctctcttctttttcctctctttttttttttttttttcttaagaaagaaTCTAGAACCGGCCCTTGCCATTATCAGTAGCCTGTATATTTCTTAGTATGCAATttgaattcttttctttttttctatctaagaaatttaacttttttcctttttgacaaatcacgttttctttttaaaacctCATGTTTGTTTCATTAGCtatatatttctatatatatcatatttagaTTATGCGAAGAAAAGTTGATACAATGACATCCTTATtgttaatatctaaaaaaatactattaaaaagtATGTGTAAGTTGACCTtaacatccatattaataaaaaaaatatcattaaatataatatttgaaatgttacaattaatattttgtattatcAACCATGATATAGATATCTTGTATTCATATCACTaagataatttatataaataatattttttaaaataaaaaataaaaaattagaaccgTGCAAAATCAACCCATATACACtgatatatttaacttttaacTGTAAAAGCCACCAGTAGgcttaataaattataaattttctatttttaaattataagagaTGAATTTAGAGGGTTTTTCTTACTTTGCTTGAAGTTACCGTaacttcaataaaaattatttcatttttttataatcaaaataaataaaaagactcttAACCTTGTACCATGGTCGTTGTAACTCTATCTCATTATGACTTATATAGCTTCTAACTTAACTTTTGAATTCTgaataacttcaaaaaaaaaaaatgaaaaaacctaCCGAAAGCCCTTTTCCCCAAAACTAGCCGAAAGCAATTTCGAAAGGCCGTGAAAGCCAACACTCTTGTCAAGCCGAGCCTAAGTTTACTTAAGAAAGAATACTCAGTAGACAAATCTAATCCATATGGCCCACCACGTACCTTGCACAGGACCAGAAAAAATGGTCCGGGCAACCACGAAACCTTGGAAGTTGAAATGAATTCTTCCTAattcataataataacaaatatactGCAGccccatttatatttttttattcaccatTGTAgtgtagtgattttttttctttcacgtGAAGTTTTGTCTGTCATTAAATGAGgggtatttttttatactatctCTTAGGCATTATAGATTTgttttagagtattttttatgatcaataaaataatactcTCTCTTATATTATTTCTTGCCATCTCCTCTTCTATTTAGAGTAGCTTGTAGtatctatatattaatttattatcggtgacgttttctttccttccttttattCCTCACTCCTAACTCGTtaaatatactatttttttatatatattttatgcttTCAATCAAGTgttagcttaattttttttggacttatttttctcttttttatattttaacattgatttttaaaaaaattaaatttcatgattttcttcattttccttttcgaTCTCATAACTTCATCTGCATGTTTGGCACAAGTTGATTTGAGCaggttcaagttttttttattttggcttgcaagtattatttttttatccttttagatattaagttttttttttttaattttatctttcaatgtaTGGTTCATTAAGAATtagactttaaattttttttaatttagttgtttttaatgaaattaatcgAGTCATGAGCTTAATTGGTTAACGGAAGctgagatctttttttttttgcttattttttttatttttatcatttatcattgttttgaaaataaaaaaaaggctacTGTCAgcttaacattgtttttttctgttctttttatcCGACCTGTGACAAAGCTAAGGTCACATAGCTACTCTGTGTGTGTGAAttaagacagagagagagagatatggtCTTATGTTGTTTCAAATATGAAAGGAGGTTGCTTAGCTATAAAGAAAGGCTATGCAATTATTACAAACTGGAAAGTTGTATAAAAATTATGCtaatagaattttaattatgctATAAATGTGCTTAATATCACCTAATCTTAGAAGCAAAGAATCCGAGAGCATTAAAAGAAAGCGAAATGACAAGAAATGGGCGGAAAACCCTACACTTACTATATACGAGAGAGAGTTGATTTTGGCAATCAAACAGAGTCATGATTACAGTTATTCTATGAAACAAAAACACGTACTGACACCTTTAACTTGCTGCACAAAATCTCAACAATTCCCTTCTGCTTTGGCTTCATTG
This window contains:
- the LOC133695988 gene encoding mediator of RNA polymerase II transcription subunit 23-like; this encodes MVDVFGRSSQTSTAVEASEIADLIDFLHHVVHYEGQGGPVQPNSKPKSEVLALCGKAAESLRLDLQHLLSHLKPDTNSSIYAGTHPKLVQDPP